A section of the Phaseolus vulgaris cultivar G19833 chromosome 8, P. vulgaris v2.0, whole genome shotgun sequence genome encodes:
- the LOC137826040 gene encoding receptor-like protein kinase ANXUR2, which produces MFLKYCGFCHSKRTSSRQYTTRIEELCHHFSLADISKSTNNFDQNRLINFEGFGIEVYKGCLQHDGSDYTVTIKRFNDDVDKREKQWNLCKFKNEIELLCQLRHPNIISLTGFCNKKKEKIVVYEYTSNGSLCSHLQRGELSWKKRLEICIGVARGLHYLHAGAKRTIVHRNIHPGNILLDANMEPKLSEFGLSLQGQRFMSKPEPIIVDTIPGILGHMAPEYLMNHIVTDKTDVYSFGTVLLEVVCGRMNFDMTEEFRVKSVEENIDMNIKGKIVPECWKVFIDILQRCVDYEAEERPTMGEVEVQLEYALSLQEQADITNIHHHYILLSKTIINPHPIIKEE; this is translated from the exons ATGTTTCTCAAATATTGTGGCTTCTGCCATTCTAAGCGCACAAGTTCACGTCAGTATACAACAAGAATAGAAGAGTTGTGCCATCACTTCTCTCTTGCCGATATTAGTAAATCAACCAACAACTTTGATCAGAATAGGCTCATTAACTTTGAAGGATTTGGTATCGAAGTATATAAAGGCTGTCTTCAGCATGATGGTTCTGATTATACAGTCACTATAAAGCGATTTAATGACGATGTGGATAAAAGAGAGAAGCAATGGAACCTGTGTAAGTTTAAGAATGAAATTGAGTTGCTCTGCCAGCTTCGTCACCCTAATATTATCTCTCTTACTGGATTCTGCaacaaaaagaaagagaagattGTTGTGTACGAGTACACGTCCAATGGATCTCTGTGTAGTCACCTGCAACGTGGGGAACTGTCATGGAAGAAGAGGCTAGAGATATGCATAGGAGTAGCAAGGGGATTGCACTACCTTCATGCTGGAGCAAAGCGCACCATCGTTCACCGTAATATTCACCCTGGCAACATCCTTTTGGATGCAAACATGGAGCCAAAGCTTTCAGAGTTTGGCCTTAGCTTACAGGGACAACGTTTTATGTCAAAGCCAGAGCCAATTATAGTTGATACTATTCCTg GTATTTTAGGCCACATGGCTCCGGAGTATTTAATGAACCATATCGTCACAGATAAAACCGATGTTTACTCATTTGGTACGGTTCTATTAGAAGTTGTGTGTGGAAGAATGAATTTTGACATGACAGAGGAATTTCGGGTGAAGTCTGTTGAGGAAAATATTGATATGAATATCAAAGGAAAGATTGTGCCAGAGTGTTGGAAAGTGTTTATAGATATCCTCCAAAGATGTGTGGATTATGAAGCAGAAGAGCGACCAACAATGGGTGAAGTAGAGGTGCAACTTGAGTATGCTCTGTCGTTGCAAGAACAAGCAGATATCACAAACATCCATCATCATTATATCTTATTGTCAAAAACCATTATTAACCCACATCCTAttataaaagaagaataa
- the LOC137826674 gene encoding magnesium transporter MRS2-7-like isoform X1, which yields MLGRGSRQTPAPRPRILDTETEVGQPWTLLDWEGKVKELEVRYDAINRHIGLSANDLDNSFSSRSIILSLREASVSIGRTSRLSSLTQQSSSTQVTPPSALWSMSCKPGSSGHSLFPTRTLSTRDPLLLTPTRHFAPLEFTILKFFLKTICSKFDDEVKTIEEEAHSLLDQSIFQRCTLGICDPKMEVIEKIKYQLRNLTARIQKMSDELEQLKDDDNRKTMMCLTEMLEQQISPADSFRTAPQDIDLGEPSDIEILLDNYLRKNIETSKKVSMVSRYVDESQSLIKDKEDRRNSNIIKMTLVVSIGSLGLSLFRYFHSK from the exons ATGTTAGGCAGAGGAAGTAGACAAACGCCAGCGCCTAGGCCTAGGATTCTGGATACGGAAACCGAAGTGGGGCAACCATGGACGCTGCTGGACTGGGAAGGGAAAGTAAAGGAGCTAGAGGTCCGGTATGATGCCATCAATAGGCACATCGGCCTCTCCGCCAATGACCTCGATAATTCCTTCTCTAGCCGTTCCATCATTCTCAGCTTGAGGGAGGCTTCAGTTTCAATTGGGAGGACATCAAGGTTGTCATCACTTACTCAGCAGTCCTCCTCAACACAGGTGACCCCTCCATCAGCCCTTTGGTCCATGAGCTGCAAGCCTGGATCCTCCGGACATTCACTTTTTCCGACGCGGACCCTGTCCACCCGGGATCCTCTTCTTCTGACTCCAACCCGACATTTTGCCCCCCTCGAGTTCACAATCCTCAAGTTTTTCCTTAAAACAATATGTAGCAAATTCGATGACGAG GTAAAGACTATTGAGGAGGAGGCTCATTCCCTCCTGGATCAGAGCATTTTTCAGAGGTGTACTCTTGGTATCTGTGATCCCAAAATGGAAGTCATtgaaaaaatcaaataccaaTTACGCAACCTAACTGCCCGTATTCAGAAG ATGAGTGATGAATTGGAGCAGTTGAAGGATGATGATAATCGTAAGACTATGATGTGTTTAACAGAAATGTTAGAGCAACAAATCTCTCCCGCAGATAG TTTTAGGACAGCGCCGCAGGACATAGACTTAGGTGAACCCTCTGACATTGAAATACTTTTAGACAACTACTTGAGGAAGAACATTGAGACATCGAAGAAGGTCTCTATG GTGAGCAGATATGTTGATGAGAGTCAGTCCCTCATCAAAGACAAGGAAGATCGCCGAAACAGCAATATCATCAAGATGACCCTCGTAGTGAGCATAGGAAGCTTGGGATTGAGTTTGTTCAGGTACTTTCACTCAAAATGA
- the LOC137826243 gene encoding receptor-like protein kinase FERONIA, with amino-acid sequence MDTSCTQTALGTILLLFLLSCLSIADVIYRPPDLFSISCGSSTNFSTPDTRNWTSDIKFLSPTHNSVDLPPLIPSIPQGPPYDHARLSHSLFTYSFPVTPGPKFLRLFFYSTSYPNFDSSKAFFSVKAGPYTLLQHFNASLNADSQNDPTHSNILFREYCINLQEGQKLNITFMPSTIDSYAFINGIEIVSMPPYLYYTSPDVDVNGLPKPVDPLNPFPIENGFALETMYRLRNADQYIPPAEDTGMLRKWDVDNNYVTSPSVESLLIDDTTKLNYTKTPNYTAPDEVYRSLRNMGNDGSMNKGFNLTWQLPVDLGFTYLLMLHFCQLNPEIINPGDLTFYIYIQDRRVEEWADVLSWSDNQRGVPVVRNYTVLMPSNQDKVNLSLKMHPNPKSLCWDAQINAIELFKINDSSGNLAGPNQIPNKKSSGTTRPLIPAVAGAVSGVVLLSFIVAFFVIKRKHSVAIDKGSNQKDGTSRGDGSSSLPTNLCRHFSIAEIRAATNNFDELFVVGVGGFGNVYKGYIDDGSTPVAIKRLKSDSQQGLKEFMNEIEMLSQLRHLHLVSLIGYCYESNEMILVYHFMDRGTLRDHLYYTDNPSLPWKQRVEICIGVARGLHYLHTGVKQVIIHRDVKSSNILLDEKWVAKVSDFGLSRIGPTGISMSHVNTQVKGSIGYLDPEYYKRQRLTEKSDVYSFGVVLLEVLCGRQPLVHWEEKQRISVVKWAKHCYEKGCLCEIVDPSLKGHIAAHCLHQFGDIALSCLQEDGAERPSMKDVIGMLELVLQLQNSGVGEEVSSRDECSQHGGDYSKSTDGDNSSWRSKESSVLIPGDVFSEIKDPKGR; translated from the coding sequence ATGGACACAAGCTGCACACAAACTGCTTTAGGCACCATCCTCCTCCTCTTTCTGTTGTCGTGCCTTTCCATAGCAGATGTTATCTATCGTCCTCCTGATCTCTTCAGCATCAGCTGTGGCTCTTCCACCAACTTCTCCACCCCTGATACGAGGAATTGGACTTCAGACATCAAATTCCTCTCTCCAACCCATAACTCAGTAGATCTTCCTCCACTCATACCATCTATCCCACAGGGTCCTCCTTACGACCATGCTCGTCTCTCTCACTCCCTGTTCACCTATTCATTTCCTGTCACCCCAGGCCCTAAGTTCCTTCGCCTTTTCTTCTACTCCACCTCATACCCAAACTTTGATAGCTCCAAAGCCTTTTTCTCAGTCAAAGCAGGCCCATACACCCTCCTTCAACATTTCAATGCTTCCCTCAATGCAGATTCTCAAAATGACCCCACTCACTCCAACATCTTATTCAGAGAGTATTGCATAAACCTCCAAGAAGGACAAAAGCTCAACATCACCTTCATGCCAAGCACCATAGATTCCTATGCTTTCATCAATGGAATCGAGATTGTTTCAATGCCCCCTTATCTCTACTACACCAGTCCTGACGTGGACGTCAATGGACTGCCCAAACCTGTTGACCCCTTGAACCCATTCCCCATTGAAAACGGCTTTGCTCTGGAGACAATGTACAGGTTAAGAAATGCGGACCAATATATTCCCCCGGCAGAGGACACAGGTATGCTCAGGAAATGGGATGTTGATAACAATTATGTAACAAGTCCAAGTGTAGAATCTCTTCTTATTGACGATACAACTAAGCTGAACTACACCAAGACTCCTAACTACACTGCACCAGACGAAGTGTACCGATCCTTGAGGAATATGGGAAATGATGGGTCTATGAACAAGGGGTTCAACCTCACATGGCAGCTTCCGGTTGATTTGGGTTTCACCTACTTGCTAATGTTACACTTTTGCCAGCTTAACCCGGAGATTATCAATCCTGGTGATCTCACCTTCTACATCTACATTCAGGACCGGCGGGTTGAAGAGTGGGCAGACGTCCTCAGTTGGAGCGATAATCAAAGGGGTGTACCAGTGGTTAGAAACTACACAGTTTTAATGCCCTCCAATCAGGACAAGGTAAATCTTTCACTTAAAATGCATCCTAACCCTAAAAGCTTGTGCTGGGACGCACAAATAAACGCAATTGAGCTCTTCAAAATCAACGACTCATCCGGTAATCTCGCTGGACCAAATCAAATCCCAAATAAGAAGAGCAGTGGCACCACGAGACCCCTAATTCCCGCTGTCGCCGGTGCAGTTTCTGGTGTCGTTTTACTCTCCTTTATAGTGGCTTTCTTCGTCATCAAACGCAAGCATAGCGTTGCCATCGACAAGGGTTCCAACCAAAAAGACGGAACTTCTCGCGGGGATGGTTCATCATCGCTACCAACCAATCTCTGCCGTCACTTCTCAATCGCAGAAATCAGGGCCGCCACAAACAACTTCGACGAACTCTTCGTCGTTGGAGTGGGAGGCTTCGGCAACGTGTACAAAGGCTACATCGACGACGGTTCAACACCTGTGGCAATCAAAAGGCTCAAATCGGATTCTCAGCAAGGTTTGAAAGAGTTCATGAACGAGATCGAAATGCTCTCTCAACTTCGTCATCTCCATCTTGTTTCTCTCATCGGTTACTGCTACGAGAGCAACGAGATGATACTCGTTTACCATTTCATGGATCGTGGAACCCTCCGTGACCATCTCTACTACACCGATAACCCGTCCCTGCCGTGGAAGCAAAGGGTCGAAATATGCATAGGTGTTGCACGAGGATTGCATTACCTGCATACAGGTGTGAAGCAGGTGATCATTCACCGTGACGTGAAGAGCAGCAATATCTTGTTGGATGAAAAATGGGTGGCCAAGGTTTCAGACTTCGGTTTATCCAGAATTGGGCCCACAGGTATTTCGATGAGTCATGTGAACACTCAGGTGAAAGGTAGCATAGGATACTTAGACCCGGAGTACTACAAACGACAGCGTTTGACGGAGAAGTCTGACGTGTACTCGTTTGGCGTAGTGCTCTTGGAAGTATTGTGTGGGAGACAACCTCTGGTCCACTGGGAGGAGAAGCAACGGATCTCAGTTGTTAAATGGGCGAAGCATTGCTATGAGAAGGGATGTCTGTGTGAGATTGTGGATCCTTCATTGAAGGGCCACATAGCAGCTCACTGTTTGCACCAATTTGGTGATATTGCGCTGAGCTGCTTGCAGGAGGATGGGGCCGAGAGACCCTCCATGAAAGACGTGATTGGGATGCTGGAGTTGGTTCTGCAGCTTCAGAATAGTGGTGTTGGTGAGGAGGTATCGAGCAGGGATGAGTGTAGCCAACATGGTGGAGATTATAGTAAGAGCACCGATGGAGATAATAGCAGCTGGAGGAGCAAGGAATCGTCTGTGTTGATCCCTGGTGACGTTTTCTCAGAGATTAAGGATCCAAAGGGACGATGA
- the LOC137826674 gene encoding magnesium transporter MRS2-7-like isoform X2 yields MLGRGSRQTPAPRPRILDTETEVGQPWTLLDWEGKVKELEVRYDAINRHIGLSANDLDNSFSSRSIILSLREASVSIGRTSRLSSLTQQSSSTQVTPPSALWSMSCKPGSSGHSLFPTRTLSTRDPLLLTPTRHFAPLEFTILKFFLKTICSKFDDEVKTIEEEAHSLLDQSIFQRCTLGICDPKMEVIEKIKYQLRNLTARIQKMSDELEQLKDDDNRKTMMCLTEMLEQQISPADSFRTAPQDIDLGEPSDIEILLDNYLRKNIETSKKVSRYVDESQSLIKDKEDRRNSNIIKMTLVVSIGSLGLSLFRYFHSK; encoded by the exons ATGTTAGGCAGAGGAAGTAGACAAACGCCAGCGCCTAGGCCTAGGATTCTGGATACGGAAACCGAAGTGGGGCAACCATGGACGCTGCTGGACTGGGAAGGGAAAGTAAAGGAGCTAGAGGTCCGGTATGATGCCATCAATAGGCACATCGGCCTCTCCGCCAATGACCTCGATAATTCCTTCTCTAGCCGTTCCATCATTCTCAGCTTGAGGGAGGCTTCAGTTTCAATTGGGAGGACATCAAGGTTGTCATCACTTACTCAGCAGTCCTCCTCAACACAGGTGACCCCTCCATCAGCCCTTTGGTCCATGAGCTGCAAGCCTGGATCCTCCGGACATTCACTTTTTCCGACGCGGACCCTGTCCACCCGGGATCCTCTTCTTCTGACTCCAACCCGACATTTTGCCCCCCTCGAGTTCACAATCCTCAAGTTTTTCCTTAAAACAATATGTAGCAAATTCGATGACGAG GTAAAGACTATTGAGGAGGAGGCTCATTCCCTCCTGGATCAGAGCATTTTTCAGAGGTGTACTCTTGGTATCTGTGATCCCAAAATGGAAGTCATtgaaaaaatcaaataccaaTTACGCAACCTAACTGCCCGTATTCAGAAG ATGAGTGATGAATTGGAGCAGTTGAAGGATGATGATAATCGTAAGACTATGATGTGTTTAACAGAAATGTTAGAGCAACAAATCTCTCCCGCAGATAG TTTTAGGACAGCGCCGCAGGACATAGACTTAGGTGAACCCTCTGACATTGAAATACTTTTAGACAACTACTTGAGGAAGAACATTGAGACATCGAAGAAG GTGAGCAGATATGTTGATGAGAGTCAGTCCCTCATCAAAGACAAGGAAGATCGCCGAAACAGCAATATCATCAAGATGACCCTCGTAGTGAGCATAGGAAGCTTGGGATTGAGTTTGTTCAGGTACTTTCACTCAAAATGA
- the LOC137823977 gene encoding receptor-like protein kinase FERONIA yields the protein MDTTCMATILFLLLLCHPYLSTADVIYRPVEHFTVNCGSDINFSVDGRNWTGDSNTKFLSESKDSVAAPAQIQSTTQGPYTYARLSYSQFTYSFPVTTQGPFFLRLFFYSTSYQMFDRSKAYFSVQAGPYTLLQHFNASLYADTDDDPGHHDTLFREYCIYLQHGESLNITFTPTTTDSYAFINGIEIVSMPSYLYYSNPNYTVLDDFIGLPQLVGQMNQVYIITNNVSLETKHRLNVGGAQISPSQDTGMLRAWDTDDKYLITDSGTSVDFIKKTNLSFVKTPNYTAPDQVYRTVRNIGLNPFKNLTWQFPVYSGFFYLLRLHFCQLNPEVQDPGNQIFYIFIQKLMAEGGADILMWSDNQKGVPVVKDYAVYIPGNREKVYLSLEMHPHPKSFIQDAQLNAIELFKINDTTGSLAEPNPDPLPKTLDKQIPEQKSSGTTRPLIAAIAGAVFGVVLLSFIVVFFITKCKQNVVVYKNQKDGTSRGGGSSSSLPTNLCRHFSIAEIRAATNNFDKLFVIGAGGFGDVYKGYIDDGSTPVAIKRLKPGSQQGLNEFMNEIEMLSKLRHVHLVSLIGYCYESNEMILVYDLMDRGTLRDHLYGTDNPPLSWNQRLQICIGAARGLHYLHTGAKQMIIHRDVKSTNILLDEKWVAKVSDFGLSRIGPMGSLMTHVSTQVKGSIGYLDPEYYKRQRLTEKSDVYSYGVVLLEVLCGRQPLLRMVEKPQVSLVDWAKHWYEKGSLGDIVDPALKGQIAPHCLRKFGEVALSCLLEDGTQRPSMNDVVGVLEFVLRLQLQNSANVNAVLESGGDYEDSSTEDMFSSTHTSVHASDYSNSSGFNSTTYGSKASDRLISELVFSEIKDPKGR from the coding sequence ATGGACACAACATGCATGGCGACCatcctcttcctcctcttgtTGTGCCACCCTTACCTTTCCACAGCAGACGTTATTTACCGTCCCGTTGAGCATTTCACCGTAAACTGTGGCTCCGACATAAACTTCAGTGTCGATGGTCGGAACTGGACTGGAGATAGCAATACCAAATTCCTCTCCGAAAGCAAGGACTCAGTTGCTGCTCCTGCACAGATACAATCAACAACACAGGGCCCTTACACTTATGCTCGCCTCTCTTATTCCCAATTCACCTACTCCTTCCCCGTCACCACACAAGGCCCCTTCTTCCTTCGTCTCTTCTTCTACTCAACTTCATACCAAATGTTTGACCGCTCCAAAGCCTATTTCTCAGTCCAAGCAGGCCCATACACCCTCCTTCAACATTTCAATGCTTCCCTCTATGCTGATACTGACGACGACCCTGGCCACCACGACACCTTGTTCAGAGAGTATTGCATCTACCTCCAACATGGTGAGAGCCTCAACATAACCTTCACTCCAACCACCACGGATTCGTACGCTTTCATTAATGGAATCGAGATTGTTTCAATGCCCTCTTATCTCTACTACTCCAACCCTAACTACACCGTTCTTGACGACTTCATTGGATTGCCACAACTTGTTGGTCAAATGAACCAAGTATATATCATTACAAACAACGTTTCTCTGGAGACGAAGCACCGGTTGAATGTTGGAGGAGCACAAATCTCCCCTTCGCAGGACACTGGCATGCTCAGGGCCTGGGATACGGATGATAAATACCTAATTACTGACAGTGGAACATCTGTTGATTTTATCAAGAAAACTAATCTCAGCTTCGTTAAGACTCCTAACTACACGGCACCCGACCAAGTATACCGAACCGTAAGGAATATTGGATTGAATCCCTTTAAGAACCTGACATGGCAGTTTCCGgtttattctggcttcttctACTTGCTAAGGTTACACTTTTGTCAGCTCAACCCGGAGGTTCAAGACCCTGGAAACCAAATATTCTACATCTTCATTCAGAAACTGATGGCTGAAGGAGGTGCAGACATTCTCATGTGGAGCGACAACCAGAAGGGTGTACCAGTGGTTAAAGACTACGCAGTTTACATTCCAGGGAATAGGGAAAAGGTATATCTTTCACTGGAAATGCATCCTCATCCTAAAAGCTTCATCCAGGATGCACAACTTAATGCAATTGAACTCTTCAAAATCAACGACACAACAGGTAGTCTCGCTGAACCCAACCCAGATCCTCTTCCAAAAACCCTCGATAAGCAAATACCAGAGCAGAAAAGTAGCGGCACCACCAGACCCCTAATTGCAGCCATCGCAGGTGCAGTTTTTGGTGTCGTTTTACTCTCCTTTATAGTCGTTTTTTTCATCACCAAATGCAAGCAGAACGTTGTTGTTTACAAAAACCAAAAAGATGGAACTTCTCGCGGGGGAGGCTCATCATCATCGCTGCCAACCAACCTCTGCCGTCATTTCTCAATCGCAGAAATCAGGGCCGCGACAAATAACTTCGACAAACTCTTCGTCATTGGAGCGGGAGGCTTCGGCGACGTGTACAAAGGCTACATCGACGACGGCTCAACACCTGTCGCTATCAAAAGGCTCAAACCGGGTTCTCAGCAAGGTCTGAACGAGTTCATGAACGAGATCGAAATGCTCTCTAAACTTCGTCATGTCCATCTTGTTTCCCTCATCGGTTACTGCTACGAGAGCAACGAGATGATACTCGTTTACGACTTAATGGATCGTGGAACCCTCCGTGATCATCTCTACGGAACCGATAACCCTCCGCTCTCGTGGAATCAAAGGCTTCAGATATGCATCGGCGCCGCACGAGGACTGCATTATCTGCATACAGGTGCGAAACAAATGATCATTCACCGTGACGTGAAGAGCACTAACATCTTGTTGGATGAAAAATGGGTGGCGAAGGTTTCAGACTTCGGGTTATCTCGAATTGGGCCCATGGGTTCTTTGATGACCCATGTGAGCACTCAGGTGAAAGGCAGTATTGGGTATTTGGATCCGGAGTATTACAAACGACAGCGTTTGACGGAGAAGTCGGACGTTTACTCGTATGGGGTGGTGCTGTTGGAGGTATTGTGTGGGAGGCAGCCTTTGCTCCGAATGGTAGAGAAGCCACAGGTGTCACTTGTGGATTGGGCGAAGCATTGGTATGAGAAGGGGTCTCTGGGTGACATTGTGGATCCAGCATTGAAGGGGCAGATAGCACCTCACTGTTTGCGCAAATTTGGTGAGGTTGCGTTGAGCTGTTTGCTTGAGGATGGGACTCAGCGACCTTCCATGAACGACGTGGTTGGGGTGTTAGAGTTTGTTCTGCGACTTCAGCTTCAGAATAGTGCTAATGTGAATGCAGTGTTGGAAAGTGGTGGGGATTATGAAGACAGTTCTACTGAGGACATGTTTAGCAGCACCCATACTAGTGTTCATGCTTCAGACTATAGTAACAGCAGTGGATTCAACAGTACAACCTACGGGAGTAAGGCATCTGACAGGTTGATCTCAGAGCTTGTTTTTTCTGAGATTAAGGATCCAAAGGGACGCTGA
- the LOC137826039 gene encoding receptor-like protein kinase FERONIA has translation MFLKYWVFCHSKRTSSRQYTTRIEELCHHFSLADIRKSTNNFDHNRLINFEGFGIEVYKGCLQHDGSDYTVTIKRFNDDVDKREKQWNLCKFKNEIELLCQLRHPNIISLTGFCNHKKEKIVVLEYMPNGSLYDHLQRGELSWKKRLEICIGAARGLHYLHAGAKRTIIHRDIKPQNILLDANMEPKLSNFGLSLQGQRFMSKPKPIKVDTIAGTLGYLAQECFMNSIVSDKTDVYSFGIVLLLVASGRAYSDMIKEFLEKPLEENIDLEIKGKIVPECWKVFIDIMQRCVDSEAEERPTMGEVEVQLQYALSLQEQADITNIHHHYILLSKTIINPTS, from the exons ATGTTTCTCAAATATTGGGTCTTCTGCCATTCTAAGCGCACAAGTTCACGTCAGTATACAACAAGAATAGAAGAGTTGTGCCATCACTTCTCTCTTGCCGATATTAGGAAATCAACCAACAACTTTGATCATAATAGGCTCATTAACTTTGAAGGATTTGGTATCGAAGTATATAAAGGCTGTCTTCAGCATGATGGTTCTGATTATACAGTCACTATAAAGCGATTTAATGACGATGTGGATAAAAGAGAGAAGCAATGGAACCTGTGTAAGTTTAAGAATGAAATTGAGTTGCTCTGCCAGCTTCGTCACCCTAATATTATCTCTCTTACTGGATTCTGCAACCACAAGAAAGAGAAGATTGTTGTGTTGGAGTACATGCCCAATGGATCTCTGTATGATCACCTACAACGTGGGGAACTGTCATGGAAGAAGAGGCTAGAGATATGCATAGGAGCAGCAAGGGGATTGCACTACCTTCATGCTGGAGCAAAGCGCACCATCATTCATCGTGATATCAAACCTCAGAACATTCTTTTGGATGCAAACATGGAGCCAAAGCTTTCAAATTTTGGGCTTAGCTTACAGGGACAACGTTTTATGTCAAAGCCAAAGCCAATTAAAGTAGATACTATTGCTg GTACTCTTGGCTACTTGGCTCAGGAGTGTTTCATGAACAGTATCGTCTCAGATAAAACCGATGTTTACTCATTTGGTATTGTTCTATTACTAGTTGCGTCTGGAAGAGCGTATTCTGACATGATAaaggaatttctggagaagCCTCTTGAGGAGAATATTGATTTGGAGATCAAAGGAAAGATTGTGCCAGAGTGTTGGAAAGTGTTTATAGATATCATGCAAAGATGTGTGGATTCTGAAGCAGAAGAACGACCAACAATGGGTGAAGTGGAGGTGCAACTTCAGTATGCTCTGTCGTTGCAAGAACAAGCAGATATTACAAACATCCATCATCATTATATCTTATTGTCAAAAACCATTATTAACCCAACATCTTAA